A portion of the uncultured Draconibacterium sp. genome contains these proteins:
- a CDS encoding sulfatase, which yields MKRQLRIVMFSMVVGAFLCSCTSSKKEEVAQHPNIIYIMSDDHAYQAISAYGYGLNETPNIDRLANEGAIFTRACVTNSICAPSRAVLLTGKHSFINGKVDNVQPFNWDQDNFPKLLQANGYQTAMIGKIHLDGIPQGFDFSMVLPGQGSYYNPDFLIDGERVRKEGYCTDIITETTLDWLKNKRDPNKPFCVLYHQKAPHRNWKSAPEYLSLYDDKTFDPPSNYFDDYSGMGTAAKEQEMKIDGHARWGHDFKMIVDPNGDSTGFDRELARFNEKQLEDWLAAYTPKNEAFKAEYPNLSEKEIGLWKYNRYIKDYLRTIKSVDDGVGELLDYLEESGLDENTIIIYTSDQGFYLGEHGWFDKRFMYEESFRTPLLVRYPKEIKAGTSINKLVQNLDFAPTILDYAGVEVPAEMQGESFRELVSGETGEWRDAVYYTYYEYPSVHMVKRHYGVATDRYKLMHFYYDIDEWEMYDLETDPHEMHNIYDDPAYADVQQMLHEKLKDLRVKYGDSDELNQKYLEAYLEHQEQRRNRSRN from the coding sequence ATGAAAAGACAATTAAGGATCGTAATGTTCAGCATGGTTGTTGGGGCTTTTTTATGTTCGTGTACATCTTCAAAAAAAGAGGAAGTTGCACAACACCCTAATATTATTTACATCATGAGCGACGACCATGCTTACCAGGCTATCAGTGCCTATGGGTATGGATTAAATGAAACACCAAACATCGATCGTTTGGCCAATGAGGGAGCTATTTTTACCCGGGCATGTGTTACCAACTCAATTTGCGCCCCAAGTCGCGCGGTATTGCTTACAGGTAAACACAGTTTTATAAACGGGAAAGTAGACAATGTGCAACCTTTTAACTGGGATCAGGACAATTTCCCAAAACTACTTCAGGCAAACGGCTACCAAACAGCCATGATTGGAAAAATTCATTTGGACGGGATTCCTCAGGGATTTGATTTTTCAATGGTACTTCCGGGGCAGGGTAGTTACTACAATCCTGATTTTCTGATCGACGGCGAACGGGTGCGAAAAGAAGGTTACTGTACCGATATTATCACTGAAACCACCCTCGATTGGCTAAAGAATAAACGCGATCCCAATAAACCTTTCTGTGTGCTTTATCACCAGAAAGCACCTCATCGTAACTGGAAATCAGCACCGGAATACCTCAGCTTGTATGATGATAAAACATTTGATCCTCCATCAAACTATTTTGATGATTACAGCGGAATGGGAACAGCTGCAAAGGAGCAGGAAATGAAAATAGACGGACATGCACGTTGGGGGCACGATTTTAAAATGATTGTTGACCCAAATGGAGACAGTACAGGTTTTGATCGTGAATTAGCCCGTTTCAACGAAAAACAGCTAGAGGATTGGCTTGCGGCTTATACACCAAAGAATGAAGCTTTTAAAGCGGAATATCCAAACCTTTCTGAAAAAGAAATCGGACTTTGGAAATATAACCGTTATATCAAAGATTATTTACGCACCATAAAATCGGTAGACGACGGTGTAGGAGAACTTCTCGATTATTTGGAAGAGTCGGGATTGGATGAAAATACAATTATTATTTATACCTCCGATCAGGGATTTTACCTTGGCGAGCATGGCTGGTTCGACAAACGTTTTATGTACGAAGAATCTTTCCGTACACCACTATTAGTACGTTATCCGAAAGAGATTAAAGCCGGAACAAGTATAAATAAACTGGTACAAAACCTTGATTTTGCTCCTACTATTCTTGATTATGCAGGCGTTGAGGTTCCAGCAGAAATGCAGGGAGAATCATTCCGTGAACTTGTGAGTGGGGAAACCGGAGAGTGGCGCGATGCAGTATATTATACTTATTACGAATATCCATCGGTACACATGGTAAAAAGGCATTACGGAGTGGCGACTGATCGTTACAAACTCATGCATTTTTATTATGATATTGATGAATGGGAAATGTACGATTTGGAAACAGATCCGCATGAGATGCATAATATTTACGATGATCCTGCATATGCCGATGTACAGCAAATGCTTCACGAAAAACTTAAAGATCTGCGTGTTAAATATGGCGACAGTGATGAGTTGAATCAAAAATACCTGGAAGCATATCTTGAACATCAGGAACAACGAAGAAACCGCAGCAGAAATTAA
- a CDS encoding RagB/SusD family nutrient uptake outer membrane protein — translation MKKIICILLILIPATLFNSCSEFLEENPVDRYVVSNVYTDESGAVASVTSIYNGLYSLYERLMFLVFDLPVDDEKNGRGMPNQYLQNLEYMRYTPNNTFVRNFWRDSYAGIFRANNALEQIPNIEMDETLKTRLMNEAKFLRALYYFNLVRAFGDVPLPLSTAVDETVTGRMPLADVYAQIISDLNDAKALPKSYSGSDLGRANSGAASVLLGYVYVTMKNWSAAVTELGAVVNNEGSYGYGLWDDVKDNYRVATENGKECVFAVQFDSPPSNGNGDMQLSGPKYALQAAYKTQQIPGRNQMNEADIPIEELYAQFSDKDQRKFVYFSKEFTSPIDPTIYKVDLPIYTKAWDENEFNAPNSAVNMFVLRYVDALLLYAEALNESGDPAAAYPHLQRVRSRAYHDDPDGILTGEKTKENLTEWIRRERWMELVHEGKRWFDLVRWGILKERMFEHAENESQFTESFEAAQKLQIKENYKDAMILMPIPQTELDANQLLVQNPGWE, via the coding sequence AAAAAAATTATATGCATACTATTAATACTAATACCGGCAACACTATTCAATTCATGCAGCGAATTTCTTGAGGAGAATCCTGTTGACAGGTATGTAGTGAGTAATGTTTACACCGACGAATCGGGTGCCGTTGCTTCAGTTACATCAATTTATAATGGCCTATACAGTTTATATGAAAGATTAATGTTTTTGGTTTTTGACCTTCCGGTTGATGATGAAAAAAACGGACGAGGTATGCCAAATCAATATTTGCAAAATCTGGAATATATGCGTTATACTCCGAATAATACATTTGTAAGAAACTTTTGGAGAGATAGTTACGCGGGAATTTTTAGAGCAAATAATGCACTGGAACAAATTCCAAATATAGAAATGGATGAGACCTTGAAAACCAGGTTAATGAACGAAGCTAAATTTTTAAGGGCATTGTATTACTTCAATCTGGTACGGGCATTTGGCGACGTTCCTCTACCATTATCAACAGCCGTTGACGAAACGGTTACCGGACGTATGCCGCTTGCTGATGTATATGCGCAAATTATTTCCGACCTTAACGATGCCAAAGCATTACCTAAAAGCTATAGCGGTTCTGATCTTGGCAGAGCTAATTCGGGCGCCGCCTCTGTACTTCTAGGATATGTATATGTAACCATGAAAAACTGGAGCGCGGCCGTAACCGAGCTCGGTGCCGTTGTAAATAACGAAGGTAGCTATGGGTATGGTCTGTGGGACGATGTAAAAGATAATTACCGGGTTGCCACCGAAAATGGTAAGGAATGCGTTTTTGCCGTGCAATTTGATTCACCTCCATCAAATGGTAATGGCGATATGCAACTATCGGGGCCTAAATATGCGCTTCAGGCTGCTTACAAAACGCAGCAGATACCGGGTCGTAACCAAATGAACGAAGCAGACATTCCTATCGAGGAACTATATGCCCAGTTTAGCGATAAAGATCAACGAAAATTTGTATACTTCAGCAAAGAGTTTACAAGCCCAATTGATCCTACTATTTACAAGGTAGACCTGCCTATTTACACTAAAGCATGGGATGAGAATGAGTTTAATGCGCCAAACTCGGCAGTAAACATGTTCGTTCTACGCTACGTAGATGCACTTTTGCTTTATGCCGAAGCTTTAAATGAAAGTGGAGATCCTGCCGCAGCATATCCGCATCTTCAACGTGTTCGCAGCAGAGCATATCATGATGATCCGGACGGAATATTAACAGGAGAAAAAACAAAAGAAAATCTGACCGAATGGATAAGGAGAGAACGTTGGATGGAGCTTGTTCATGAAGGAAAACGTTGGTTTGATTTGGTTCGTTGGGGAATTCTCAAAGAAAGGATGTTTGAACATGCTGAAAATGAGAGTCAATTCACCGAATCTTTTGAAGCAGCACAGAAATTGCAAATAAAGGAAAATTATAAAGATGCAATGATACTTATGCCAATTCCACAAACGGAGTTGGATGCCAATCAACTGTTAGTTCAAAACCCCGGGTGGGAATAG